Proteins encoded in a region of the Oncorhynchus clarkii lewisi isolate Uvic-CL-2024 chromosome 18, UVic_Ocla_1.0, whole genome shotgun sequence genome:
- the LOC139373245 gene encoding signal transducer and activator of transcription 1-alpha/beta-like isoform X1, translating into MAQWCQLQLLESKYLEQVDQLYDDSFPMDIRQYLSKWIESIDWENVAVQDSLATVRFHDLLAQLDDQHSRFALENNFLLQHNIRKIKRNLQDHFQEDPVHMAMIISRNLKEEQKILAAAKSIETNRENTQTSMVLEKQKLDNKVKDMKNKVQEADQNVKSLEYLQDEHDFKENTLKNREHEMNGLTPKQLEHEKLLIAEMCLKLKIKRGEVVGQLAEVLNMAEAVQSDLISEELAEWKKRQQISCIGGPPNACLDQLQNWFTAVAESLQQVRQQLKELQELEQKYTYDNDPIKQQKGFLEGRALTLFRNLLEHSLVVERQPCMPTHPQRPLVLKTQVQFTVKLRFLVKLQEFNYQLKVKALFDKDVTEKKGFRKFNILGTNTKVLNMEESNGSLAAEFRHLQLKEQKVAGNRTNEGPLIVTEELHCICFESELNQSGLELKLETISLPIVVISNVSQLPSGWASILWYNMLTSEPKNLKFFLSPPAASWGQLSEVLSWQFSSVTKRGLNEEQLGMLADKLLGQKAQRNLEGLIPWTKFCKSLSEKSFPFWLWIEAILDLIKRHLLSLWNDGCILGFVSKEREKALLTGKCPGTFLLRFSESSRDGAITFTWVEHDQYDKPVFHAVEPYTKKELSAVSLPDIIRTYKVMAAENIPENPLRFLYPDIPKDKSFGKYYARASEASEPMDVESSSSTGYMKTELISVSEVHPSRLQDNMMPMSPDVFGELKRSVAPVFQCWTGPKEIDAVTSDLGEFLAEDFQMFENTPDLDRN; encoded by the exons ATGGCCCAGTGGTGCCAGCTGCAACTACTGGAGTCTAAATACCTGGAGCAGGTCGACCAGCTCTACGATGACTCCTTCCCCATGGACATCAGACAGTACCTCAGCAAGTGGATTGAGAGCATCGACTG GGAAAATGTGGCTGTTCAGGACTCCTTAGCAACAGTACGTTTCCATGACCTCCTAGCCCAGCTGGATGATCAACACAGCCGCTTCGCCCTGGAAAACAACTTCCTGCTACAACACAACATCCGCAAGATCAAGAGAAACCTCCAG GACCACTTTCAGGAGGACCCCGTTCACATGGCCATGATCATCTCCAGAAACCTGAAGGAGGAGCAGAAGATCCTGGCTGCTGCCAAAAGCATAGAG ACcaacagagaaaacacacagactaGCATGGTTCTGGAGAAACAAAAactggacaacaaagtcaaagacATGAAAAACAAGGTTCAG GAAGCGGATCAGAATGTAAAGTCTCTGGAATACCTTCAAGATGAGCATGACTTTAAGGAAAATACTCTTAAGAACAGAG AACATGAAATGAACGGGCTGACACCGAAACAGCTGGAACACGAGAAGCTGCTGATTGCAGAGATGTGTTTGAAGCTGAAGATCAAGAGAGGG GAAGTGGTTGGCCAGTTGGCGGAGGTGCTCAACATGGCCGAGGCGGTCCAGTCAGACCTGATCTCAGAGGAGCTGGCGGAGTGGAAGAAGAGGCAGCAGATCTCCTGTATCGGAGGACCACCCAACGCATGTCTGGACCAACTGCAGAACTG GTTCACAGCGGTGGCGGAAAGCCTGCAGCAGGTGAGGCAGCAGCTGAAGGAGCTCCAGGAACTAGAGCAGAAGTACACATACGACAACGACCCAATCAAACAGCAGAAAGGCTTCCTGGAGGGGCGGGCCCTGACACTGTTCCGGAACCTCCTAGAACA TTCCTTGGTGGTGGAGAGACAGCCCTGTATGCCCACACATCCACAGAGACCTCTGGTGCTGAAGACACAGGTGCAGTTCACTGTCAAGCTCCG ATTTCTTGTGAAGCTCCAGGAATTCAATTATCAACTCAAAGTGAAAGCTTTGTTTGACAA GGACGTTACAGAAAAGAAAGGGTTTCGTAAGTTCAACATATTGGGCACCAACACAAAAGTTCTGAATATGGAGGAGTCAAATGGAAGCCTGGCTGCAGAGTTCCGCCATTTG CAACTGAAAGAGCAGAAAGTAGCCGGCAACAGAACAAATGAG GGACCTCTCATTGTGACAGAGGAGCTGCACTGCATCTGCTTTGAGTCTGAACTCAACCAGTCAGGTCTGGAGCTCAAGCTAGAG ACCATCTCCCTGCCCATCGTGGTCATCTCCAACGTCAGCCAGTTGCCCAGTGGCTGGGCCTCCATCCTGTGGTACAACATGCTGACCAGCGAACCCAAG AACCTGAAGTTCTTCCTGAGCCCTCCTGCAGCGTCCTGGGGTCAGCTGTCTGAGGTGCTGAGCTGGCAGTTCTCCTCTGTCACCAAGAGGGGACTCAATGAAGAGCAGCTAGGCATGCTGGCCGACAAACTACTGG GCCAGAAAGCACAGAGGAATCTTGAGGGCCTTATCCCCTGGACCAAGTTCTGTAAG AGTCTCAGTGAGAAGAGCTTTCCCTTCTGGCTGTGGATCGAAGCTATCCTGGACCTCATCAAGAGACACCTGCTGTCCCTGTGGAACGATGG TTGCATCCTGGGCTTTGTGagtaaggagagggagaaggcccTGCTGACTGGGAAGTGTCCAGGCACGTTCTTGCTGCGCTTCAGTGAGAGTAGCAGAGACGGAGCCATCACATTCACTTGGGTGGAACACGACCAATACG ATAAGCCTGTATTCCATGCAGTGGAGCCCTACACCAAGAAGGAACTGTCTGCCGTCTCTCTGCCTGACATCATCCGCACCTACAAGGTGATGGCAGCTGAGAACATCCCAGAGAACCCACTCCGCTTCCTCTACCCAGACATCCCCAAAGACAAGTCCTTCGGAAAGTACTACGCTAGGGCCTCAGAGG CATCGGAGCCCATGGATGTGGAGAGCTCCAGCAGCACAGGGTACATGAAGACAGAACTCATATCAGTGTCAGAAGT TCACCCATCTAGACTGCAAGACAACATGATGCCCATGTCGCCAGACGTGTTCGGAGAGCTGAAGAGGAGCGTTGCACCAGTGTTCCAGTGTTGGACTGGTCCTAAGGAAATTGATGCTGTG ACGTCTGATCTCGGAGAGTTTTTAGCTGAAGACTTTCAG ATGTTTGAGAACACACCTGACTTGGACCGCAACTGA
- the LOC139373245 gene encoding signal transducer and activator of transcription 1-alpha/beta-like isoform X2, with the protein MAQWCQLQLLESKYLEQVDQLYDDSFPMDIRQYLSKWIESIDWENVAVQDSLATVRFHDLLAQLDDQHSRFALENNFLLQHNIRKIKRNLQDHFQEDPVHMAMIISRNLKEEQKILAAAKSIETNRENTQTSMVLEKQKLDNKVKDMKNKVQEADQNVKSLEYLQDEHDFKENTLKNREHEMNGLTPKQLEHEKLLIAEMCLKLKIKRGEVVGQLAEVLNMAEAVQSDLISEELAEWKKRQQISCIGGPPNACLDQLQNWFTAVAESLQQVRQQLKELQELEQKYTYDNDPIKQQKGFLEGRALTLFRNLLEHSLVVERQPCMPTHPQRPLVLKTQVQFTVKLRFLVKLQEFNYQLKVKALFDKDVTEKKGFRKFNILGTNTKVLNMEESNGSLAAEFRHLQLKEQKVAGNRTNEGPLIVTEELHCICFESELNQSGLELKLETISLPIVVISNVSQLPSGWASILWYNMLTSEPKNLKFFLSPPAASWGQLSEVLSWQFSSVTKRGLNEEQLGMLADKLLGQKAQRNLEGLIPWTKFCKSLSEKSFPFWLWIEAILDLIKRHLLSLWNDGCILGFVSKEREKALLTGKCPGTFLLRFSESSRDGAITFTWVEHDQYDKPVFHAVEPYTKKELSAVSLPDIIRTYKVMAAENIPENPLRFLYPDIPKDKSFGKYYARASEASEPMDVESSSSTGYMKTELISVSEVHPSRLQDNMMPMSPDVFGELKRSVAPVFQCWTGPKEIDAVMFENTPDLDRN; encoded by the exons ATGGCCCAGTGGTGCCAGCTGCAACTACTGGAGTCTAAATACCTGGAGCAGGTCGACCAGCTCTACGATGACTCCTTCCCCATGGACATCAGACAGTACCTCAGCAAGTGGATTGAGAGCATCGACTG GGAAAATGTGGCTGTTCAGGACTCCTTAGCAACAGTACGTTTCCATGACCTCCTAGCCCAGCTGGATGATCAACACAGCCGCTTCGCCCTGGAAAACAACTTCCTGCTACAACACAACATCCGCAAGATCAAGAGAAACCTCCAG GACCACTTTCAGGAGGACCCCGTTCACATGGCCATGATCATCTCCAGAAACCTGAAGGAGGAGCAGAAGATCCTGGCTGCTGCCAAAAGCATAGAG ACcaacagagaaaacacacagactaGCATGGTTCTGGAGAAACAAAAactggacaacaaagtcaaagacATGAAAAACAAGGTTCAG GAAGCGGATCAGAATGTAAAGTCTCTGGAATACCTTCAAGATGAGCATGACTTTAAGGAAAATACTCTTAAGAACAGAG AACATGAAATGAACGGGCTGACACCGAAACAGCTGGAACACGAGAAGCTGCTGATTGCAGAGATGTGTTTGAAGCTGAAGATCAAGAGAGGG GAAGTGGTTGGCCAGTTGGCGGAGGTGCTCAACATGGCCGAGGCGGTCCAGTCAGACCTGATCTCAGAGGAGCTGGCGGAGTGGAAGAAGAGGCAGCAGATCTCCTGTATCGGAGGACCACCCAACGCATGTCTGGACCAACTGCAGAACTG GTTCACAGCGGTGGCGGAAAGCCTGCAGCAGGTGAGGCAGCAGCTGAAGGAGCTCCAGGAACTAGAGCAGAAGTACACATACGACAACGACCCAATCAAACAGCAGAAAGGCTTCCTGGAGGGGCGGGCCCTGACACTGTTCCGGAACCTCCTAGAACA TTCCTTGGTGGTGGAGAGACAGCCCTGTATGCCCACACATCCACAGAGACCTCTGGTGCTGAAGACACAGGTGCAGTTCACTGTCAAGCTCCG ATTTCTTGTGAAGCTCCAGGAATTCAATTATCAACTCAAAGTGAAAGCTTTGTTTGACAA GGACGTTACAGAAAAGAAAGGGTTTCGTAAGTTCAACATATTGGGCACCAACACAAAAGTTCTGAATATGGAGGAGTCAAATGGAAGCCTGGCTGCAGAGTTCCGCCATTTG CAACTGAAAGAGCAGAAAGTAGCCGGCAACAGAACAAATGAG GGACCTCTCATTGTGACAGAGGAGCTGCACTGCATCTGCTTTGAGTCTGAACTCAACCAGTCAGGTCTGGAGCTCAAGCTAGAG ACCATCTCCCTGCCCATCGTGGTCATCTCCAACGTCAGCCAGTTGCCCAGTGGCTGGGCCTCCATCCTGTGGTACAACATGCTGACCAGCGAACCCAAG AACCTGAAGTTCTTCCTGAGCCCTCCTGCAGCGTCCTGGGGTCAGCTGTCTGAGGTGCTGAGCTGGCAGTTCTCCTCTGTCACCAAGAGGGGACTCAATGAAGAGCAGCTAGGCATGCTGGCCGACAAACTACTGG GCCAGAAAGCACAGAGGAATCTTGAGGGCCTTATCCCCTGGACCAAGTTCTGTAAG AGTCTCAGTGAGAAGAGCTTTCCCTTCTGGCTGTGGATCGAAGCTATCCTGGACCTCATCAAGAGACACCTGCTGTCCCTGTGGAACGATGG TTGCATCCTGGGCTTTGTGagtaaggagagggagaaggcccTGCTGACTGGGAAGTGTCCAGGCACGTTCTTGCTGCGCTTCAGTGAGAGTAGCAGAGACGGAGCCATCACATTCACTTGGGTGGAACACGACCAATACG ATAAGCCTGTATTCCATGCAGTGGAGCCCTACACCAAGAAGGAACTGTCTGCCGTCTCTCTGCCTGACATCATCCGCACCTACAAGGTGATGGCAGCTGAGAACATCCCAGAGAACCCACTCCGCTTCCTCTACCCAGACATCCCCAAAGACAAGTCCTTCGGAAAGTACTACGCTAGGGCCTCAGAGG CATCGGAGCCCATGGATGTGGAGAGCTCCAGCAGCACAGGGTACATGAAGACAGAACTCATATCAGTGTCAGAAGT TCACCCATCTAGACTGCAAGACAACATGATGCCCATGTCGCCAGACGTGTTCGGAGAGCTGAAGAGGAGCGTTGCACCAGTGTTCCAGTGTTGGACTGGTCCTAAGGAAATTGATGCTGTG ATGTTTGAGAACACACCTGACTTGGACCGCAACTGA